In one window of Trachemys scripta elegans isolate TJP31775 chromosome 5, CAS_Tse_1.0, whole genome shotgun sequence DNA:
- the AREG gene encoding amphiregulin yields MRALLLLSALAWLSGCHPVAGLGLNVTEQEKNGPVAWDHSVDGSTMPSGIDYEDTEDDEEDDPAVPMYIVDDSIRVEPVIKPKQTKTDREKNPDKTKRKKNKGKKNKKKGTPCEGEYKNFCIHGECKYLEDLKEVTCKCHQDYFGERCGEQFMKTHKRNDIGNYSTTILVVIAVLLSSISFIAIVVIVIMQVRKTYPQYEEKEERKKLRQETGNGHVGV; encoded by the exons ATgcgagccctgctgctgctctccgcGCTGGCCTGGCTCTCCG GGTGCCACCCTGTTGCTGGATTAGGACTAAATGTGACCGAGCAGGAGAAAAATGGTCCTGTGGCATGGGACCACAGCGTGGATGGGAGCACCATGCCCTCAGGAATTGACTATGAAGATACTGAAGATGACGAGGAGGATGACCCAGCAGTGCCTATGTACATTGTAGATGATTCGATTAGAG TTGAACCTGTGATTAaacccaagcaaacaaaaaccgaTAGGGAAAAGAATCCTGACAAAacgaaaagaaagaaaaacaaagggaagaaaaataagaaGAAAGGGACACCGTGTGAAGGAGAGTACAAAAATTTTTGCATTCATGGTGAATGCAAATACCTAGAAGACCTCAAAGAAGTAACGTGCAA ATGCCATCAGGATTATTTTGGTGAACGCTGTGGTGAACAGTTCATGAAGACTCATAAGAGAAATGACATAGGCAACTATTCCACAACGATATTGGTGGTGATAGCTGTTCTGCTGTCCAGCATCAGCTTCATTGCAATTGTCGTCATTGTTATAATGCA GGTCAGGAAAACGTATCCTCAATATgaagaaaaggaggaaagaaaaaagctCAGACAAGAGACTGGAAATGGCCATGTTGGCGTGTAA